A genomic window from Vigna radiata var. radiata cultivar VC1973A chromosome 2, Vradiata_ver6, whole genome shotgun sequence includes:
- the LOC106756490 gene encoding histone H4: MSGRGKGGKGLGKGGAKRHRKVLRDNIQGITKPAIRRLARRGGVKRISGLIYEETRGVLKIFLENVIRDAVTYTEHARRKTVTAMDVVYALKRQGRTLYGFGG, encoded by the coding sequence ATGTCTGGTCGTGGCAAGGGAGGAAAGGGTTTGGGCAAGGGAGGTGCGAAGAGGCACAGGAAAGTGCTTCGCGATAACATTCAGGGCATAACGAAACCGGCAATTCGGCGATTGGCGAGAAGAGGTGGTGTGAAGAGAATCAGTGGATTGATTTATGAGGAGACGAGGGGAGTGCTGAAGATTTTCTTGGAGAACGTAATTCGCGATGCTGTGACATACACGGAGCATGCTAGGAGGAAGACGGTTACGGCCATGGACGTGGTGTATGCCCTGAAGAGACAGGGAAGAACCCTTTATGGTTTTGGCGGCTGA